A part of Brachybacterium faecium DSM 4810 genomic DNA contains:
- a CDS encoding glycerol-3-phosphate dehydrogenase (PFAM: NADP oxidoreductase coenzyme F420-dependent; NAD-dependent glycerol-3-phosphate dehydrogenase C-terminus), which produces MTRIAVLGAGSWGSTFALVLADAGCEVTVWARREETARAIRETHRNPEYLGEVQLPDAVTASAEVAQALEGADGVVLALPTQRLRENLSDWRRAGIDLPPVPVLSLAKGIERGTDQRMSQVIAEAGGVDPARIAVLSGPNLAVEIAARQPSGSVIAAADESIAHTVARWCAAPGFRSYVSQDVVGVEVAGAMKNVIAIAVGAAMGLGYGDNTCATLITRGLAEITRLGVALGGQPATFAGLAGMGDLVATCTSPLSRNHRLGNALGRGLDVEAALAEVGQTAEGVATARAVEELAQSLDIDMPITRSLVGVVDHGVTIEQATSALLSRSVRPE; this is translated from the coding sequence ATGACCCGCATCGCGGTGCTCGGCGCCGGAAGCTGGGGGAGCACCTTCGCGCTCGTCCTCGCCGACGCCGGCTGCGAGGTCACCGTCTGGGCGCGCCGCGAGGAGACGGCCCGCGCGATCCGGGAGACCCACCGCAATCCGGAGTACCTCGGCGAGGTGCAGCTCCCCGACGCGGTGACCGCCAGCGCCGAGGTCGCCCAGGCGCTCGAGGGCGCAGACGGGGTCGTGCTCGCGCTGCCCACTCAGCGACTGCGGGAGAACCTCTCCGACTGGCGCCGAGCGGGCATCGACCTTCCGCCCGTGCCCGTTCTCTCCCTGGCGAAGGGGATCGAGCGCGGCACCGATCAGCGCATGAGCCAGGTGATCGCCGAGGCCGGCGGGGTGGACCCGGCGCGCATCGCCGTGCTCTCCGGCCCCAACCTCGCCGTCGAGATCGCCGCCCGGCAGCCCAGCGGGAGCGTGATCGCAGCGGCGGACGAGTCCATCGCCCACACCGTCGCCCGCTGGTGCGCCGCCCCCGGATTCCGCTCCTACGTCTCGCAGGACGTGGTGGGCGTGGAGGTCGCCGGCGCGATGAAGAACGTCATCGCGATCGCCGTCGGTGCCGCCATGGGCCTCGGCTACGGGGACAACACCTGCGCCACGCTCATCACCCGGGGGCTCGCGGAGATCACCCGCCTGGGCGTGGCCCTCGGCGGGCAGCCGGCCACCTTCGCCGGTCTCGCGGGCATGGGGGATCTCGTCGCCACCTGCACCTCGCCGCTGTCCCGCAACCACCGTCTCGGCAACGCGCTGGGGCGGGGGCTGGACGTGGAGGCGGCGCTCGCCGAGGTGGGGCAGACGGCCGAAGGCGTCGCCACGGCCCGCGCCGTGGAGGAGCTCGCCCAGAGCCTCGACATCGACATGCCCATCACCCGGAGCCTCGTCGGCGTGGTGGACCATGGCGTGACCATCGAACAGGCCACCTCGGCTCTGCTCTCACGGTCGGTGCGCCCGGAGTGA
- a CDS encoding nucleotide sugar dehydrogenase (PFAM: UDP-glucose/GDP-mannose dehydrogenase family, central domain; UDP-glucose/GDP-mannose dehydrogenase family, NAD binding domain; UDP-glucose/GDP-mannose dehydrogenase family, UDP binding domain~TIGRFAM: nucleotide sugar dehydrogenase) codes for MSPNLPLDTVAVIGLGYIGLPTAAVLAQAGKTVIGVDVAQATVEAINAGTVPFVEEGLATVVAGTVAQGKLSAQTETPQADAYIVSVPTPFKGDHDADLSYIEAAAKGIAPQLSGGELVVLESTAPPGATEFMAEVILGLRPELTMEPNLPNSLYFSHAPERVLPGRIMVEMLENDRIIGGLSTEAAELNRDLYASFCTGELLLTDARTAEMAKLTENAFRDVNIAFANELSLIAERQGIDVWELIELANHHPRVNILQPGPGVGGHCIAVDPWFIVSADRENAKLIAAARGVNDSKPEAVLAKVLERAERLKHPTIAALGLAFKANIDDLRESPSKDIAVALTERLDEGTVLVVEPNIDALPREFDGRGNVELAALEDAVERADIVLLLVDHDPFRTLDRETLQEKVVIDTKGLWR; via the coding sequence GTGAGTCCGAATCTGCCCCTCGATACCGTCGCCGTGATCGGCCTGGGATACATCGGCCTTCCCACAGCCGCAGTGCTCGCCCAGGCGGGCAAGACGGTGATCGGTGTGGACGTGGCGCAGGCGACCGTCGAGGCGATCAACGCCGGCACCGTGCCCTTCGTCGAAGAGGGGCTCGCGACGGTCGTCGCCGGCACCGTCGCACAGGGGAAGCTCTCGGCGCAGACGGAGACTCCCCAGGCAGATGCCTACATCGTCTCCGTCCCCACCCCGTTCAAGGGCGACCACGACGCCGACCTCTCGTACATCGAAGCCGCCGCGAAGGGCATCGCCCCGCAGCTCTCCGGAGGCGAGCTGGTGGTGCTCGAATCCACCGCGCCCCCCGGCGCCACCGAGTTCATGGCCGAGGTGATCCTCGGGCTGCGCCCCGAGCTCACCATGGAGCCGAACCTGCCGAACTCGCTGTACTTCTCGCACGCCCCGGAGCGGGTGCTGCCCGGCCGCATCATGGTCGAGATGCTCGAGAACGATCGCATCATCGGCGGTCTGAGCACGGAGGCCGCCGAGCTGAACCGTGATCTGTACGCGAGCTTCTGCACCGGCGAGCTGCTGCTCACCGACGCCCGCACCGCGGAGATGGCCAAGCTCACCGAGAACGCGTTCCGCGACGTCAACATCGCCTTCGCCAACGAGCTGTCGCTCATCGCCGAGCGGCAGGGCATCGACGTGTGGGAGCTGATCGAACTCGCCAACCACCACCCGCGCGTGAACATCCTCCAACCCGGGCCCGGCGTGGGCGGCCACTGCATCGCCGTGGACCCCTGGTTCATCGTCTCCGCGGATCGCGAGAACGCGAAGCTCATCGCCGCGGCCCGCGGCGTCAACGACTCCAAGCCGGAAGCCGTGCTGGCCAAGGTGCTGGAGCGGGCGGAGCGGCTGAAGCATCCGACGATCGCGGCGCTCGGTCTCGCCTTCAAGGCGAACATCGACGACCTGCGCGAGTCCCCCAGCAAGGACATCGCCGTCGCGCTCACGGAACGGCTGGACGAGGGCACGGTGCTCGTCGTGGAGCCCAACATCGACGCGCTCCCCCGCGAGTTCGACGGCCGCGGCAACGTCGAGCTGGCCGCGCTCGAGGACGCCGTCGAGCGTGCCGACATCGTGCTGCTGCTCGTGGACCACGATCCGTTCCGGACCCTCGACCGCGAGACGCTCCAGGAGAAGGTCGTGATCGACACCAAGGGGCTGTGGCGGTGA
- a CDS encoding glycosyltransferase (PFAM: Glycosyl transferases group 1), with protein MLLYGDVSPNITDGSSIWLATMAEMLSGIFDQVHLLLKEVETTRRVLTPVHDLPNVTFHPPLAAAEAPEDSEGSFRLVPRRAAQRIATLAREIGPEAIVTRGTDVAAFVSGNPELAQIHWAYITDLPYPPDRISTHNLTKLQRIAERAHRMFAQTEDARSYLESIAPAAAGKTVLLTPTVPDRYFLGADEQGRGDLPPLRLVYSGKFARDWRTLEMIALPGALAELGVEAELVLIGDKVQADPADPDWAPAMQEALASISAGEVPGVSWLGGMDRASTIAEIRRADVGIGWRSHALDGSLELSTKALEYSAAGTPPLLNGSMSNRMVWGEQYPLFCQDDLRSAALALRDGLPVLDEVRRTAAARVGAYSLSRATERLRTAFRRGSALLAPPRGPVPTKVLVASHDLKFFGEIVDWLENSPDFEVRIDRWSKLAEHDAAMSTQLLEWADVIFCEWAGPNIAWYSRHKKPGQRLVARLHRFEINGPWWPQVATDAIDEMVYVSDYFRRRAETALGLGQIPSRVIPNTLDTLDLDRPKLPGAEFHLGLIGFVSFGKRPDRALDLLSSLLEVDDRYVLHLKGRMPWEYAYEWNKPAQRHLYLDVFDRLRTEAQLRDHVVFDEFSPDIASWLRGIGTVLSPSVDEFESFHLAPAEGMASGAAAVFWDREGVDELFGSDLIASTIEEARDRVLALRSAETREAVARTARERVAQWDIEELSAAWSQSLSTSGAAAAPAHPASRAG; from the coding sequence GTGCTCCTCTACGGGGACGTCAGCCCCAACATCACCGACGGCTCCTCCATCTGGCTCGCCACGATGGCGGAGATGCTCTCGGGGATCTTCGACCAGGTGCACCTCCTGCTCAAGGAGGTGGAGACCACCCGGCGGGTGCTCACACCCGTCCATGACCTGCCGAACGTGACGTTCCATCCCCCGCTCGCCGCGGCCGAGGCGCCCGAGGACTCGGAGGGCTCGTTCCGGCTGGTCCCTCGCCGGGCCGCGCAGCGGATCGCGACCCTCGCCCGGGAGATCGGCCCGGAGGCGATCGTCACGCGAGGAACCGACGTCGCCGCGTTCGTGAGCGGGAATCCGGAGCTGGCCCAGATCCACTGGGCGTACATCACGGACCTGCCTTATCCGCCGGACAGGATCTCGACCCACAACCTCACCAAGCTGCAGCGCATCGCGGAGCGGGCGCACCGCATGTTCGCGCAGACGGAGGATGCCCGCTCCTACCTCGAGAGCATCGCCCCCGCAGCCGCCGGGAAGACGGTGCTGCTCACGCCCACCGTTCCGGACAGATACTTCCTCGGGGCCGACGAGCAGGGCCGAGGGGACCTCCCCCCGCTGCGCCTGGTCTACAGCGGGAAGTTCGCCCGCGACTGGCGCACGCTGGAGATGATCGCCCTGCCGGGGGCGCTCGCGGAGCTCGGCGTCGAGGCGGAGCTCGTGCTCATCGGCGACAAGGTGCAGGCGGATCCCGCAGACCCGGACTGGGCGCCTGCGATGCAGGAGGCCCTCGCCTCGATCTCCGCGGGCGAGGTGCCCGGCGTCTCGTGGCTCGGCGGCATGGACCGTGCCAGCACCATCGCCGAGATCCGCCGCGCGGACGTCGGCATCGGCTGGCGCTCGCACGCGCTCGACGGCAGCCTCGAGCTCTCGACGAAGGCGCTCGAGTACTCCGCGGCCGGGACGCCGCCGCTGCTGAACGGGTCGATGTCGAACCGGATGGTGTGGGGCGAGCAGTACCCGCTCTTCTGCCAGGACGACCTCCGCTCCGCGGCGCTCGCGCTGCGCGACGGGCTCCCCGTGCTGGACGAGGTGCGGCGCACCGCGGCGGCTCGGGTGGGCGCGTACTCGCTCTCCCGCGCGACCGAGCGCCTGCGCACCGCCTTCCGGCGGGGCTCCGCGCTCCTCGCTCCCCCGCGCGGGCCCGTCCCGACCAAGGTGCTCGTCGCCTCCCACGACCTGAAGTTCTTCGGCGAGATCGTGGACTGGCTGGAGAACTCCCCGGACTTCGAGGTGCGGATCGATCGCTGGTCGAAGCTCGCCGAGCACGACGCCGCGATGAGCACGCAGCTGCTGGAGTGGGCGGACGTCATCTTCTGCGAGTGGGCCGGGCCGAACATCGCCTGGTACAGCCGGCACAAGAAGCCCGGTCAGCGGCTCGTCGCCCGCCTCCACCGCTTCGAGATCAACGGCCCGTGGTGGCCGCAGGTCGCCACCGACGCGATCGACGAGATGGTCTACGTCTCGGACTACTTCCGCCGGCGGGCCGAGACGGCGCTCGGTCTCGGCCAGATCCCCTCCCGCGTGATCCCCAATACGCTGGACACCCTGGATCTGGACCGCCCCAAGCTCCCCGGTGCCGAGTTCCACCTCGGCCTGATCGGCTTCGTCTCCTTCGGGAAGCGCCCGGACCGGGCCCTGGACCTGCTCAGCTCCCTGCTCGAGGTCGACGACCGCTACGTGCTGCACCTCAAGGGGCGCATGCCGTGGGAGTACGCGTACGAGTGGAACAAGCCCGCCCAGCGCCACCTCTACCTCGACGTCTTCGACCGCCTCCGGACGGAGGCACAGCTGCGGGACCACGTCGTGTTCGACGAGTTCAGCCCCGACATCGCCTCCTGGCTCCGCGGGATCGGCACCGTCCTGTCGCCCAGCGTCGACGAGTTCGAGAGCTTCCATCTCGCCCCGGCGGAGGGCATGGCCTCGGGCGCGGCCGCCGTCTTCTGGGACCGGGAGGGCGTGGACGAGCTCTTCGGGAGCGATCTGATCGCCTCGACGATCGAGGAGGCCCGGGACCGGGTGCTCGCGCTGCGCTCCGCGGAGACGCGGGAGGCCGTGGCCCGCACCGCCCGGGAGCGGGTGGCGCAGTGGGACATCGAGGAGCTCAGCGCCGCCTGGTCCCAGTCCCTGAGCACGAGCGGTGCCGCCGCGGCGCCCGCACACCCTGCCTCCCGTGCCGGCTGA
- a CDS encoding UDP-N-Acetylglucosamine 2-epimerase (PFAM: UDP-N-acetylglucosamine 2-epimerase~TIGRFAM: UDP-N-acetylglucosamine 2-epimerase): MPLRVMTIYGTRPEAIKVAPIIRAIEADEEMENVIVVTGQHREMLDQVNSLFDIAPHHDLDIMAGEQTLNAIVAKVIAGVDSILEQERPDVVIVQGDTSTVMGAAVAAFNRRVPVVHLEAGLRSGDIDSPFPEEANRKLTSQIAALHLAPTQTSKSNLTREDVSENDIVITGNSVVDTLMYATENLAVRFEDPRLEALQQAHMVGAAGRVLLVTAHRRENLGSVMEGIGEAVAEIARKYPDLTIVFPIHRNPKVRAAIRPAVEGVDNVLLIEPLAYAEFTRALSLAHVVLTDSGGVQEEAPSLGKPVLVMRENTERPEAVVAGTVKLIGTHTQRLVDEVSLLLDSEEAYSGMANAVNPYGDGNAAARTVDAIRWKFLGAEERPEDFQA, from the coding sequence ATGCCACTGCGGGTCATGACCATATATGGCACCCGTCCCGAGGCCATCAAGGTCGCGCCGATCATCCGCGCGATCGAGGCCGACGAGGAAATGGAGAACGTCATCGTGGTGACGGGACAGCATCGGGAGATGCTCGATCAGGTGAATTCTCTGTTCGACATCGCCCCGCACCACGACCTCGACATCATGGCGGGGGAGCAGACGCTCAACGCGATCGTGGCCAAGGTGATCGCCGGGGTGGACTCGATCCTCGAGCAGGAGCGGCCGGACGTCGTGATCGTCCAGGGCGACACCTCCACGGTGATGGGCGCGGCGGTCGCCGCCTTCAACCGGCGCGTCCCCGTGGTCCACCTCGAGGCGGGCCTGCGCTCGGGCGACATCGACTCCCCGTTCCCGGAGGAGGCGAACCGCAAGCTCACCAGCCAGATCGCGGCGCTCCACCTGGCCCCCACCCAGACCTCGAAATCGAACCTCACCCGCGAGGACGTCAGCGAGAACGACATCGTCATCACGGGCAACTCGGTGGTGGACACGCTCATGTACGCCACGGAGAACCTCGCGGTCCGCTTCGAGGATCCGCGGCTCGAGGCGCTGCAGCAGGCGCACATGGTCGGCGCCGCGGGGCGGGTCCTGCTCGTCACGGCGCACCGCCGGGAGAACCTCGGCTCCGTGATGGAGGGCATCGGCGAGGCCGTCGCGGAGATCGCGCGGAAGTACCCCGATCTCACGATCGTCTTCCCGATCCACCGGAACCCGAAGGTCCGCGCCGCGATCCGCCCCGCCGTCGAGGGCGTGGACAACGTGCTGCTCATCGAGCCGCTCGCCTACGCCGAGTTCACACGGGCCCTCAGCCTCGCGCACGTGGTGCTCACCGACTCCGGCGGGGTGCAGGAGGAGGCCCCCAGCCTCGGGAAGCCGGTCCTCGTGATGCGGGAGAACACCGAGCGGCCGGAGGCCGTCGTCGCCGGCACCGTGAAGCTCATCGGCACCCATACGCAGCGCCTCGTCGACGAGGTGTCCCTGCTCCTGGACTCGGAGGAGGCCTACTCCGGGATGGCGAACGCCGTGAACCCCTACGGGGACGGCAACGCGGCCGCGCGCACCGTGGACGCGATCCGCTGGAAGTTCCTCGGCGCCGAGGAGCGCCCGGAGGACTTCCAGGCCTGA
- a CDS encoding ABC-type polysaccharide/polyol phosphate transport system, ATPase component (PFAM: ABC transporter), whose protein sequence is MAMTADRTGASASPAEEASLERWVAPTESPLTVVAHDVRVRYQVPRTDRTPPTTLRGRLTRRRMVSVAAVRGVSFTARSGEFIGIIGRNGSGKSTLLRVLAGLEAPTRGTVLTSAKPMLLGVSAALIPDLTGAENVTLGGLAMGLSPQQVEDMFEDVVELSALGDAIDLPMRTYSSGMAARLKFAISLGADPSILMIDEALSTGDATFAERSKRAMDDMLARAGTVFLVNHAAQTIENMCSRAIWMERGRIVMDGDAVEVARKYRWFAHNLAQGDEEKAAGLLQDAMDEGAEQRRSTSLRLGDPEALEDPAAGRRRRREAPELEPDPFMQVFTRDAEKKTFPAGGAHRTGGR, encoded by the coding sequence ATGGCGATGACCGCTGACCGCACCGGGGCGTCCGCATCTCCCGCTGAGGAGGCGTCGCTCGAGCGCTGGGTGGCGCCGACGGAGTCACCGTTGACCGTCGTGGCGCATGACGTGAGGGTGCGTTACCAGGTCCCGCGCACCGATCGCACGCCCCCGACCACGCTGCGGGGACGGCTGACCCGCCGCCGCATGGTGTCGGTGGCGGCGGTGCGTGGCGTCTCGTTCACCGCCCGCTCCGGCGAGTTCATCGGGATCATCGGCCGGAACGGCTCCGGCAAGTCGACGCTGCTGCGTGTGCTGGCCGGTCTGGAGGCGCCGACGCGGGGCACCGTCCTCACCTCGGCGAAGCCGATGTTGCTGGGCGTGAGCGCTGCCCTCATCCCGGATCTCACCGGTGCGGAGAACGTCACGCTCGGGGGCCTGGCGATGGGTCTGTCCCCGCAGCAGGTCGAGGACATGTTCGAGGACGTGGTCGAGCTCTCCGCCCTCGGCGATGCGATCGATCTGCCGATGCGCACCTACTCCTCGGGGATGGCCGCCCGGCTCAAGTTCGCGATCTCCCTCGGCGCGGACCCGTCCATCCTCATGATCGACGAGGCGCTGTCCACGGGTGATGCGACCTTCGCCGAGCGGTCCAAGCGCGCGATGGACGACATGCTCGCCCGGGCCGGGACGGTGTTCCTGGTGAACCATGCGGCGCAGACCATCGAGAACATGTGCTCGCGCGCGATCTGGATGGAGCGCGGCCGGATCGTGATGGACGGCGACGCCGTCGAGGTGGCGCGCAAGTATCGCTGGTTCGCGCACAACCTCGCCCAGGGCGACGAGGAGAAGGCGGCCGGCCTCCTCCAGGACGCCATGGACGAGGGGGCGGAGCAGCGACGGAGCACCTCCCTCCGGCTCGGGGACCCGGAGGCGCTCGAGGATCCGGCCGCGGGGCGCCGACGCCGACGGGAGGCCCCGGAGCTCGAACCCGATCCCTTCATGCAGGTGTTCACCCGCGACGCCGAGAAGAAGACCTTCCCGGCAGGTGGGGCGCACCGCACGGGCGGGCGCTGA
- a CDS encoding ABC-type polysaccharide/polyol phosphate export systems, permease component (PFAM: ABC-2 type transporter): MESDVKQAPEVVRALEAQGMDASGLSPIGVRPPLDQYLQELWGRRHFIWMDSRHRLATKHARNRLGRIWLVLRPVLDAALYFVVFGLIIGARGGIENFAAYVVVGILMFQSTMRSVSQGPGLIRSGSAMIRAFSFPRAAIPLSWEIRDALQMRFTLPVALVMIMVIPPHEMPGWTWLLVVPIFALQMILNLGIAFLLARVGFVFPDTSQLMGVVARFLMYGSGVIFPVEHYLSRLDSPLFEMAIEANPIYHMLAMYRSALIDNTAPPLESWLIFGAWAVGLLLVGFVVFWQGEASYGDDR, encoded by the coding sequence GTGGAGAGTGACGTCAAGCAGGCACCGGAGGTGGTGCGTGCGCTCGAAGCGCAGGGCATGGACGCCTCGGGCCTCTCCCCGATCGGGGTGCGCCCGCCGCTGGACCAGTATCTGCAGGAGCTGTGGGGGCGGCGCCACTTCATCTGGATGGACTCCCGGCACCGGCTGGCCACGAAGCACGCCCGCAACCGCCTGGGCCGCATCTGGCTGGTGCTGCGCCCGGTGCTCGATGCCGCTCTCTACTTCGTGGTCTTCGGGCTGATCATCGGTGCCCGCGGAGGGATCGAGAACTTCGCCGCGTACGTGGTGGTGGGGATCCTGATGTTCCAGTCCACGATGCGCAGCGTCAGCCAGGGGCCGGGCCTGATCCGCAGCGGCAGCGCGATGATCCGGGCGTTCTCCTTCCCGCGCGCCGCGATCCCCCTCTCCTGGGAGATCCGCGACGCGCTCCAGATGAGATTCACCCTGCCGGTGGCGCTGGTGATGATCATGGTGATCCCCCCGCACGAGATGCCGGGGTGGACCTGGCTGCTGGTGGTGCCGATCTTCGCGCTCCAGATGATCCTCAACCTGGGCATCGCGTTCCTGCTGGCCCGGGTGGGGTTCGTGTTCCCCGACACCTCGCAGCTGATGGGGGTCGTGGCGCGGTTCCTGATGTACGGCTCCGGGGTGATCTTCCCGGTGGAGCACTACCTGTCGCGCCTGGACAGCCCGCTCTTCGAGATGGCGATCGAGGCGAATCCGATCTACCACATGCTGGCGATGTACCGCTCGGCCCTGATCGACAACACCGCACCGCCGCTCGAGTCCTGGCTGATCTTCGGGGCGTGGGCCGTGGGGCTCCTGCTCGTGGGATTCGTGGTCTTCTGGCAGGGGGAGGCGAGCTATGGCGATGACCGCTGA
- a CDS encoding glycosyltransferase (PFAM: Glycosyl transferases group 1), which yields MPSLRHVARTARLLLDSATQHLVDDPALLVVQVSRRLPLRVRVGAGKALLRAGGAVPRTRGIAALGAYMAGDTAEAQTLAARSAAAGSRLGGEVAVLLGRFDLLSAQAAASTRARASWMRGDLSEAVEILAEAGLGESIYAQRLRSELRLLEVGHRLPVPEQATAPTPPSLRDGERLRVLHLLTNSLPHTQSGYSLRSHRLLTALRGAGIDSVVLTRTGYPVMLGKPFAAAEDVVDGIRYVRTLPRRLPSTQEGRLQAEVERALELVAEFRPHVLHATTNYFNALVAQAVSAATGVPWILEVRGLMEKTWIASHPGDEEQRRAAASEKARTVALREAELASAAGAVVTLSDTMVEELSRRGLEADTITVVPNGVDDSLLSDHLTTDEARAAVGLETERGAFLIGAVSALIDYEGFDTLLRAAARLLEDPRTDPALREGLHVVLAGDGTAAPGLRALAEELGIGDRVTMPGRVPREAARNWVQALDVVVVPRHDLDVARTVTPQKPVEAMALARPVIVSDLPALRETVTDSAGKRVGALAPAGDPAALAAQIHALWADRAQRARRAAEGQELAAERTWPALVRRYEAVYARAASDRRGGAARGE from the coding sequence GTGCCGAGCCTGCGCCACGTCGCGCGCACTGCGCGCCTCCTGCTCGACTCCGCGACCCAGCACCTGGTGGACGATCCCGCGCTGCTCGTCGTACAGGTGAGCCGCAGGCTCCCGCTGCGCGTCCGCGTCGGCGCCGGGAAGGCCCTGCTGCGCGCCGGCGGTGCTGTTCCCCGCACACGGGGGATCGCCGCGCTCGGCGCCTACATGGCCGGGGACACCGCGGAGGCGCAGACTCTCGCCGCCCGGTCGGCCGCCGCGGGCTCACGGCTCGGGGGCGAGGTCGCCGTGCTGCTGGGACGTTTTGACCTGCTCTCTGCGCAGGCGGCGGCGTCCACGCGGGCGCGCGCGTCCTGGATGCGGGGGGACCTGAGCGAGGCTGTCGAGATCCTGGCCGAGGCGGGGCTGGGGGAGTCGATCTACGCGCAGCGGCTGCGCAGCGAGCTGCGGCTGCTCGAGGTGGGCCACCGCCTGCCCGTGCCCGAGCAGGCGACGGCGCCGACGCCTCCGTCGCTGCGGGACGGCGAACGGCTCCGGGTCCTGCACCTGCTCACCAACTCGCTGCCGCACACCCAGTCGGGGTACTCGCTGCGCTCCCATCGCCTCCTCACCGCGCTGCGCGGTGCCGGCATCGACTCGGTCGTGCTCACCCGCACCGGCTACCCCGTGATGCTCGGCAAGCCGTTCGCGGCCGCGGAGGACGTGGTCGACGGGATCCGCTACGTGCGGACCCTGCCCCGCAGGCTGCCGAGCACCCAGGAGGGCCGTCTGCAGGCCGAGGTGGAGCGCGCCCTCGAGCTCGTGGCGGAGTTCCGCCCGCACGTCCTCCACGCCACGACGAACTACTTCAACGCCCTCGTGGCCCAGGCGGTCTCCGCCGCGACGGGCGTGCCGTGGATCCTCGAGGTGCGCGGGCTCATGGAGAAGACCTGGATCGCCTCACACCCCGGCGACGAGGAGCAGCGCAGGGCAGCAGCCTCGGAGAAGGCGCGCACGGTCGCGCTGCGCGAGGCCGAGCTGGCCTCCGCCGCCGGGGCCGTCGTCACGCTCAGCGACACGATGGTCGAGGAGCTGTCCCGGCGGGGCCTCGAGGCCGACACGATCACCGTGGTCCCCAACGGGGTCGATGACTCCCTCCTCTCCGACCACCTCACCACGGACGAGGCACGCGCCGCCGTGGGGCTCGAGACCGAGCGCGGCGCGTTCCTCATCGGCGCGGTGAGCGCCCTGATCGACTACGAGGGCTTCGACACGCTGCTGCGCGCCGCGGCGAGGCTCCTCGAGGATCCGCGCACGGATCCTGCGCTGCGCGAGGGCCTGCACGTGGTGCTCGCCGGGGACGGCACCGCCGCGCCCGGGCTGCGCGCACTGGCCGAGGAGCTGGGCATCGGCGACCGCGTCACCATGCCGGGCCGGGTCCCGCGCGAGGCGGCACGGAACTGGGTCCAGGCGCTCGACGTGGTGGTGGTGCCGCGCCACGACCTCGACGTGGCACGCACCGTCACACCGCAGAAGCCGGTCGAGGCGATGGCTCTCGCACGCCCGGTGATCGTGAGCGACCTGCCGGCGCTGCGCGAGACGGTGACCGACAGCGCCGGGAAGCGCGTGGGAGCGCTGGCACCGGCCGGGGACCCGGCCGCGCTCGCCGCGCAGATCCACGCCCTGTGGGCCGATCGTGCCCAACGCGCCCGGAGGGCGGCGGAGGGCCAGGAGCTCGCGGCAGAGCGGACGTGGCCCGCGTTGGTGAGACGATATGAGGCGGTCTACGCCCGGGCGGCGTCCGATCGTCGAGGAGGAGCAGCGCGTGGAGAGTGA